ATCATGACAATAGGCCAACGATTCAAAGAGATAAGAGGCAAGGAGAGCCAAGATGCCTTCGCCAAAAGGCTTGGCATTAACAAGGCAACACTTGGTTTCTATGAACGAGACGAGAGAACACCAAACGCAGTCGTGCTGGCAAATATTTGCAGCCTTAGTGGCGTTTCATCTCATTGGCTTCTTTTTGGAGGAGGCCCAATGCGGCGAGGCGACGAGGGCGAAGCGCTACCCGCTACAACGCCGGAAGAATTAAGACTCGACGCCATAACGCCAAGCAATGAAGCCAATGGTGGAAC
This genomic stretch from Desulfovibrio inopinatus DSM 10711 harbors:
- a CDS encoding helix-turn-helix domain-containing protein, encoding MTIGQRFKEIRGKESQDAFAKRLGINKATLGFYERDERTPNAVVLANICSLSGVSSHWLLFGGGPMRRGDEGEALPATTPEELRLDAITPSNEANGGTQNEIHALQKENTELRRECSELRTENQRLNRELSEANKELIQANKEIVQVNKELLQTTKDNADLRVELAEIKTRAAPDTPDEDARLSA